In Haliaeetus albicilla chromosome 3, bHalAlb1.1, whole genome shotgun sequence, the following are encoded in one genomic region:
- the CYC1 gene encoding cytochrome c1, heme protein, mitochondrial — protein MAAVTAVRSLPLRPYGRLLLPRVRTAPAPAAMSSFRGRWRGGKAALSALGLLAAAGGGGLALALSLRSPLAAGELEMHPPSFPWSHGGPLSALDHGSLRRGFQVYKQVCSACHSMEYLAFRNLIGVTHTEAEAKALAEEVEVLDGPDENGEMFTRPGKISDHFPKPYPNAEAARAANNGALPPDLSYIVNARHGGEDYVFSLLTGYCDPPTGVTLREGLHYNPYFPGQAIGMAPPIYNEILEFDDGTPATMSQIAKDVCTFLRWAAEPEHDHRKRMGLKMLMISGLLISLLYYMKRHKWSVLKSRKMVYRPPK, from the exons ATGGCGGCGGTCACGGCGGTGCGGAGCCTCCCGCTGCGGCCCTACGGCCGCCTCCTCCTGCCGCGGGTCCGGACGGCGCCCGCCCCG GCCGCCATGTCGTCCTTCCGCGGCCGCTGGCGCGGGGGGAAGGCCGCCCTGTCGGCGCTGGGGctgctggcggcggcgggggggggcggcctgGCTCTGGCCCTGTCCCTCCGCTCGCCCCTCGCCGCTGGCGAGTTGGAGATGCACCCCCCCAGCTTCCCCTGGAGCCACGGCGGACCGCTGTCAGCCCTCGACCACGGCAG CCTGCGGCGCGGTTTCCAGGTGTACAAGCAGGTCTGTTCCGCCTGCCACAGCATGGAGTACCTGGCTTTCCGCAATCTCATCGGCGTCACCCACACCGAGGCGGAGGCCAAGGCGTTGGCCGAGGAG GTAGAGGTGCTGGACGGTCCCGATGAGAACGGCGAGATGTTCACGCGTCCCGGCAAGATCTCCGATCATTTCCCCAAACCCTACCCCAACGCCGAGGCGGCGCGAGCCGCCAACAACGGGGCGCTGCCCCCTGACCTCAGCTACATCGTCAACGCCCG GCACGGCGGGGAGGACTACGTGTTCTCCCTCCTCACAGGCTACTGCGACCCCCCAACCGGCGTGACGCTGCGGGAGGGGCTGCACTACAACCCCTACTTCCCAGGCCAGGCCATCGGCATGGCCCCCCCCATCTACAATGAAATCCTGGAATTTGATGACG gCACCCCAGCCACCATGTCGCAGATCGCCAAGGATGTCTGCACGTTCCTGCGGTGGGCGGCAGAGCCAGAGCACGACCACCGCAAACGGATGGGCTTGAAG ATGCTGATGATCTCGGGGCTCCTCATCTCCCTTCTCTACTACATGAAGCGCCACAAGTGGTCTGTACTGAAGAGCAGGAAAATGGTTTACCGGCCCCCCAAATAG